In Mustela nigripes isolate SB6536 chromosome 9, MUSNIG.SB6536, whole genome shotgun sequence, the sequence attatctctttgaAATATTACTATGTTTCATAATAATTAGTTTAGAAATATGGGAACAGCTAAGCCAGTCCTCTGCTTAGGATCTTACCAGGCTGCAAATAAGGTGTGATCTAGATGAGTTCTTATGTGGAGGCTTAACTGGGGAATAATTTGCTTCCAGGCTCACTCatgttgttggcagaattcatttccttgtagTTGTGGAACTGAGAGCCACAGTTGCTTGCAGGTTGTTGGCTGGTGGCTGCCCTCAGCTCCTAAAGGCTTCTGCAGTGCCTTGCCTTTTGGGCTTTCTCAGGGTGGTTGCTTACTTCATCAAGCCCACCAGGAGAATATCTCGGAGTGAATCTGCCTGCAGGCACAGGAGTCTTAGATAATGTAACACAGTCATTGGAGTGATATCAAGTCACACTCAAAAGATGGGGATTATCCAAGGGTGTGAACACCAGGAGGTGTGCATTCTGGGGGCCACTTTCGTGTATATTTGCCACAGTGGAAATCCTCATTGAGCCCACAGAGACATACTGAAGACTCTGCTATGTCTGAAACAGAGTTAGAAGCCCCAGTGATGGAAAAATGAGTCAGTGCTCAAGGGCCTACCCACACTGTCTAGGGAGAGAGACTGACTAGGTCATTGCCAGACCATATGAAAAGGGGTGTAGTAGAGGTTTTTACATAGGTTTCTCTGTGGAACACAGAGGAAATAGTGCTTATGTGTGGAAGAGCCAGAAAGGCTCTGTAGGCGAGGTTTCATAGAGGAGCCCTAAAGAGCATGTAGGAGTTTCACAGGTGAAGAAGAGGATGGGTTTCCAGGCAGAATGAAAAGGGTGTGTTGGCACCAGGTATAAGAAAACCTGGTGTGTAAGAGAATTGTGAGTAAGCTTGGTGAGGCATAAGCAGATGATGTTGATTCTTAATTGTTTGTACCGTTCTTCCTTGTTATGATTTCTAAGAGGATGTGTTTTTCATATTATAGGTGGAGCTATATATCTTTCTGGAATTGACATGATTCATGGCACACCTGTCCTAGACATAAAGCCCTACATAGCTGAGTATGACTCCCCACAAAATTTGATTCAGCCTCTACAGGACTTTAATTTACAGAATAACCAATATAAATCCCAAAACACATTCCAGTCTGATGGCAAGACTGACCACTATGACCAGCGACAGCTCTCAAGGTGTGATAAACCACAAGCCTGTAGTCACACTaaggaaaaacctaaatgtgaagATGGAACTTCAGGAACAAACTACATGAAACATGATAACTCAACAAAAATCCAGCAAAACTCCCCTCAGCCCAGGGAAATAGCTGCAGATTTGGGTGTAGAATCAAGAAGTGATCAgagtctgagtgtggcagaaGAACAAATTGGCTCAAATTGTCCGGGGAAGAGCTTTTCAGAGGAAGGTACAGAAAAGAGGctaaagagagggaaggaagcagtggTTGCACAAGGAAACAGTGCGGAGATGCAGCCGGTGGTTCGTCAGTGTCCTTCCAGGATGGCTGGTGCAGCCCACTGCAGCGCGGTCCCTGACTGGGTTAGAGAGGCCCCTGTGGCCCCCTTGGAAGTCCGCTTCACTCCTCACGCAGAGACGGACCTCGAGCACCTCAGTTCAGAAGGTGAGCCAGGTACCCTCTGTCTTTTAGTTTGGAATGAGAGCTTTAGCCAAATTTGGTATTTCTGAGGGCAATTATATAGAGGATTTGTCAGTATGACTGGTTATACGAACTGTAGGAGTATAAAATTCTGTTTGGGCAACAGCACCATCTGACGACGAGCCTTCTTCAGCACAGTGAGTCCCAGACACTCAGTGAAGTGTTTGCTGAGAATGGCTCCTGCCTCGTGAGGTGGTGCATGATTTAGGGCCTCTTGTCAGTCTGTTACAGTAGTTCCTGGAGTTTTCAAACAGCGTTCAGAAGCTAAATTGTGCTCATTCTATACTTGGATTAagttttttcatgttttactCTCTGACTAGAGAAATATCCCACCTTATTCTGTCAGACGGCTGATAGCTCTCCCTGTGGCACGGAGCCTAGGAGTAGAAGGGAAGTCTCTTAGCACAGTAATTGTCCCTGTAAAAAGTCCCAGCACTGGAGACGTGCCCTTTACTGTAGAAGAGAGGCCAAAGGGCTTTTACTTGGACTCGTTTACTTTAACACACAGTTTGTAATAGATGCCCTCCCCTGGTTCCCCAGCCCGTAGCAGATGTGAGGCAGCAGTCTAGAAGGAAGGTGGCTGCAACGAGCCCATAAGAACAGCCAGTTGGTTGCCAAGGACATGTCTGATTTCATGTGCCACTCCACGGtgtgtttcttattctttctgaAGGCTTTATGTTTAAACAAagcatctgatttttaaattgagctctttattttaaaagttttgtttatgAAAGTTGTTTCCTCATTGTATACAGAGGAAGGTCAGTTTTAAAGGGATTTtgtgaaagaacaaagaaagcagtGTTGCTCagaatatactttatatttctaCTTACCCTTTCACCTGCAGTTAGCAGTGATTGCTTCTTACTTTggaaagttttatctttttcaaactATAGTGCTGGGTGTCTGAGAGGTTATAATGTGCCTTGTTGATTTGAAAAAGcactaaaaagagaaattaaatgtaaCTATAAAACAGGGACTGATTTGGACCAGCAGAATTTGGAGTTaatacagaaataagaaatggCCCTGTCAGAAGCTTTAGAgtctaaaaaagataaaagatactgAAATGGTGGCTGTGTGTTGGTGGTAGGAGTGGGGGGGATTGGCACTGGAATGGAGTGCTTATGGGCACATGACAGGGAAAAGGATTATGacttggggagcagggagaaaaTTTGGGAGTACTTCCTGGAGGAAAAAGTATTTGAGCTGAGCCTAGAAgaataagtaggcagagaagtgaTGGAAGGGCACCTGTGCCAAATGAACAACTGTGCAAAGTCCTGAAGCTTTTACCAGGTATACTGTTAGTGAAGAGCGGGATGTTTCTGGAATTACTCTTTTTTGAGTGGCCTTGGAGTCATTTCATGAGCCATGCAGTAAAGGAATCTTAGCACTGCATAATTGGTccttaatgggatttttttttttttttttaataaggattcCACATGATCAGCAGTTGAATTGGTCCTTGGTTTTTGAACAAAGATCGAacttcatgactttatttatgaACTTACTACCCAAGTGATTTTGGCTGTTTTCTAAAAACTGAATTTACTTTCAAAAGAATAAAGATCCACCACCACTCCACATGGTATTTTGAACGGGAACAACATTGTTTAAAGCACATGCCTTCCTGGGAGGGCCTGGCCTTTATTTGGATGTATGTTATGTTGTAGCtattaaaaattaagtcacagttaattttttatttaagttttgttcatactgtatttttaaaaattaaaatacatccGTGATGACACAGATGTAGGAAGTTTTGCCACTTAATAGGGTGTACGTCTGTTTACCTGTACATCCTCACCTTGGTGGTTTGGGGTGGCTTGTTCTCTAGTGATGGTATTTAACTTTCTCAGAGTATTTATACTACTATTTTTCAGGACTCTCCCAAGTCCTCGTTCCTTAGGGAGTGTGGTGTTACTTTAACTAGGGCTGTGACACCAGCTCTCTGAGACACCATCCCTTGCTTATGGCTGGTGCTCTGGGTATAGGTGGGTTTAGTCTTCTTTCTTGTGGCTTTCTGAGAGTGCTGGGACTGTCATGCATTTCCCTGACCATGCCTCCATTCTGAGAAGAAATGGAATGACAAGGAATCAAATCAGAGTCGACATTGAACATAGAAGGTTTTGTTCAGTGAATGAAAATTTGGGGCACGCGTAAGTTTAATCTAATGAAACCACCTGAAAGCAACATTCTCTGTAACAACTGAGTAGATTGCCAAACCCGGTTCATTTCAAGTGATAGTGTATTCAGTGTGATACTCCACATTGAAGTTGACTGTACTGAAAGTTGACCAGCATTAAGTTGTATTCTTCTCATTGCAGATGGCAGTCAGCCTTCATTTAAGTATTTCCAATCAGCAGAGGAAGCAAGGCATGCCATTGAGGCTGTGCTGTCAGCCGACCCTCGGTCTGTGTATCGACGGAAGCTCTGTCAGGACCGCCTTTTCTACTTTACTGTAGACATAGCACATATTACTTGCTGGTTTGGTGATGGCTTTGCAGAGGTTCTAAGGATCAAGCCAGCTTCAGAGCCTATTCAGATGACTGACCCCGAGGAGTCCTTGGTATCTCTGGGATCGTAAGTAGTGTCCGTCATGTGTTTAAAACAGCCTAATTGACTTTGGATGTGGCTGTTGCATTAACTATACAAGCTAATGGtgtgccttctttgcagaaagaaGCAACACTCAGTGATCTCACTGCTTTGATTGTTAATGGTTGttcaaagtatttatttcaaaaacatttttaataaacagataaaagaaatttCCATATGCTTTTCATTTGGTTAATATCGAAGAATCCAAAGGTGATAATATTGCAGTAATTTCTGAAAGAGGCTGAATGTTTTTGGCACTTGGTGAAACTAGGCAGAGATCATTCTAGCAGGAACTTATAAGCTCAGGGGATCTGTTCAACAGTTCATATTGGTTTTCCTGTCTGGAAAAGCTTGACCTCTCTCTTTCATTATAAATCATAActgaattggggtgcctgggtggctcagtaggttaagcatctgctttcagcccaggtcatgatcccagagtcctgggattgagccccattttgggctccctgctcaacaaggaacctgttctctctcttcctccgcCTGCCGGTccccctgcctgttctctctctctctctctctctgtcaaataaataaaatcttaaaaaaaaagcaagctgagTTAACAGTGTCTTAGGAAAATAGCAGATCAAAAACAAGTGGTTATTAAAGGTCTTTAGAAATTAAACACCTGTGTTTTGTAGACTTTGTCATAAAcacatttgtatgtatatgtatacgtatACTTAATCCTGATTCCAAAGTAGGGACTCTGATGTTTCTTTGGATGTCTTTGTAtcagaaaagaaagtcaaagtccCAGAAGTCGAAGAAAATAACTTAATTACTGGTTTATTTCTTACTTGTTTTATGAGTATTTACTAAAAAACTATTAATGGGTTAGGTTTTGGTGAGATAAAAACAGGTTGTAGTTCTTGTTGTAAGTCATAGTTAGGGGAGGAGGAAGATATGAGCATGTTACTGTGTTACAGTTAGATAAATATAGTAATTAAGTCTGTATGTGGTTCCTTTGTAGTACAATGTAGTCAGCAGTTGTAAGAATGTATTGCCTATAGGTGATTTTGATGATGTGATCTGAGATAGCTGAAGATTTATGATCATCCTAACCAAATTAGACACCTGTCAGCATGACAGGCTTTCCTAATCACAACTGTAAATCTTAATAGCTGATTGATCATGGTTTTGAAATGAGCCCTGCTGCCTGTAGATACTTGTACGGAGTCATTTGTGGCTGAGGACACTGCACTCTTGAACCGAACTGGATTGTCTTTGAGGTTACTTAGAACCTCTTagggaaatatctttttttaaaaatatttatttatttatttgacagagagagcaagaaagcacacacagtgggagtggcagaggcagagcgagagggagaagtaggctccccactgagcagggagcccagtgtggggctggatcccagaaccccaggatcatgacctgagccgaaggcagacacttaaccaactgagtcacccaggagctctGTAGGGAAATatctttaatttgatttttaaaagctctttattttgaggtaattatagattcacaggaaATTGCAAAAATAATGTAGAGGCCATGGGTACACTTCACCTAGCTTCTTCCTATGGTAACTTACATAAACTGTAGTAGAACGTTAGAACTAGGAAGTTGACATTGGCATGATCTACCCTTAATTTTGATTTTGAcgtcttttctcttaaaattattttgagattaaaTCAGggcttgaggggcgcctgggtggctcagtgggttaagccgctgccttcggctcaggtcatgatctcagggtcctgggatcgagtcccgcatcaggctctctgctcagcagggagcctgcttccctctctctctctctctctgcctgcctctccgactacttgtgatttctctctctctgtcaaataaatgaataaaatctttgaaaaaaaaaaaaataaatcagggctTGAAGCACAGTATGTTTCACTTTAATATCgaaaaatttcaatttcaactTATTATTGAAAAAAAGTCTGAGGATGACACCAACTAGACTTAACAGGACTGTTCAGTTGTTTGGAATTTTAACATACATTCTCAGGATTCTAGAACTAAAATCCTAAGTATTTAGTTCTCTGCCCACTCACCAGTCAGTGATGATCCTTCACACCTGCCCTTTGTAGTTCCTTATGTATGATCGTGCTCATTATTAATTGTTCTTCCTTTCTATAAGGTAAAATCTGTTCTCTGATGACTCCGCCCTCTAGTGGGGCTGCATAACATAAGGCTTATCTTGCTTCCATGCTAGTCTGTCAGATATCATTCCTGCTCCATACCCTTCGGTCCTTTTTCTCTCCAGTGAGCCACCCCcatttccttcatctctttccCATTCAGCATGATGTTAAGTCTCTCCCATCCCCAGTTTTTGAATCTCCTGTGTGAGCTTTTCTCTctatgcatgtatttttatttttattttttttaaagattttatttatttatttgacagagagagatcacagtagacagagaggcaggcagagagagagggaagcaggctccctgctgagcagggagcccgatgcaggactcgatcccaggaccctgagatcatgaccagagccgaagtcagctgcttaacccactgagccacccaggggccctctaTGCATGTATTTTTAGTTATGATGAAATTTGGATCTTTAAGTCATGAACTTCCATccctcagaaagacaaatagtttGAAGTAAGTCttatattcctttttgttgcAGGAACTtgtccagaagaagaaagagacacaaTACTCTGTACCCTGCATAAATGTTATCTGAATTTTAGCCTTTGCTTTTTGGTGCCAGTAGGGGGAGCCCTTGACAACTGATTATTTTCACTAGCTGGGAAATAAATTCCAGTTCCAGCTATTTGGGTAATTTTGGCTTTCAGCCCACTTACCCCAGCTTTCCAGAACAGTAACTTCCACAAGATGCTTCCACTGATGCTTGTCAATCATGTATAGGGAGAGATTAGAGGATGAGtgccatttattaaatttttaaattgtagctTGGCTTAAGGGCTAGGATGGATTATTTTAGCATGTGGAGGCTGTGCACAACCAGATAGACTCATTAGCCAAACCCGTGAGCATGT encodes:
- the TRMO gene encoding tRNA (adenine(37)-N6)-methyltransferase isoform X2, translated to MWDSIPGLWDHNLNRRILFVFHKNGHLSCKAKVQPPRLNGIKTGVFSTRSPHRPNAIGLTLAKLEKVEGGAIYLSGIDMIHGTPVLDIKPYIAEYDSPQNLIQPLQDFNLQNNQYKSQNTFQSDGKTDHYDQRQLSRCDKPQACSHTKEKPKCEDGTSGTNYMKHDNSTKIQQNSPQPREIAADLGVESRSDQSLSVAEEQIGSNCPGKSFSEEGTEKRLKRGKEAVVAQGNSAEMQPVVRQCPSRMAGAAHCSAVPDWVREAPVAPLEVRFTPHAETDLEHLSSEDGSQPSFKYFQSAEEARHAIEAVLSADPRSVYRRKLCQDRLFYFTVDIAHITCWFGDGFAEVLRIKPASEPIQMTDPEESLVSLGSNLSRRRKRHNTLYPA
- the TRMO gene encoding tRNA (adenine(37)-N6)-methyltransferase isoform X3, which translates into the protein MIHGTPVLDIKPYIAEYDSPQNLIQPLQDFNLQNNQYKSQNTFQSDGKTDHYDQRQLSRCDKPQACSHTKEKPKCEDGTSGTNYMKHDNSTKIQQNSPQPREIAADLGVESRSDQSLSVAEEQIGSNCPGKSFSEEGTEKRLKRGKEAVVAQGNSAEMQPVVRQCPSRMAGAAHCSAVPDWVREAPVAPLEVRFTPHAETDLEHLSSEDGSQPSFKYFQSAEEARHAIEAVLSADPRSVYRRKLCQDRLFYFTVDIAHITCWFGDGFAEVLRIKPASEPIQMTDPEESLVSLGSNLSRRRKRHNTLYPA
- the TRMO gene encoding tRNA (adenine(37)-N6)-methyltransferase isoform X1; its protein translation is MRVLEEPGPQPTATGCGCVKPALETGNLLTEPIGYLESCFSAKNGTPRQPSICSHSRACLRIRKSIFNNPEHSLMGLEQFSHVWILFVFHKNGHLSCKAKVQPPRLNGIKTGVFSTRSPHRPNAIGLTLAKLEKVEGGAIYLSGIDMIHGTPVLDIKPYIAEYDSPQNLIQPLQDFNLQNNQYKSQNTFQSDGKTDHYDQRQLSRCDKPQACSHTKEKPKCEDGTSGTNYMKHDNSTKIQQNSPQPREIAADLGVESRSDQSLSVAEEQIGSNCPGKSFSEEGTEKRLKRGKEAVVAQGNSAEMQPVVRQCPSRMAGAAHCSAVPDWVREAPVAPLEVRFTPHAETDLEHLSSEDGSQPSFKYFQSAEEARHAIEAVLSADPRSVYRRKLCQDRLFYFTVDIAHITCWFGDGFAEVLRIKPASEPIQMTDPEESLVSLGSNLSRRRKRHNTLYPA